From a region of the Vanrija pseudolonga chromosome 2, complete sequence genome:
- the nop14 gene encoding putative nucleolar complex protein 14, translating into MGPSQLAQLKNALNSAGLNRKSVSKKTKKGGKKGGSQDVDRAKKSAKLDEIRSRFNKFDERETKLKHDVGGRKLKGVTGRPTATRQAGLEQRRKTLLPEHNNRDHRGTFRDRRFGESDPSLTLEDRMLERYTRERQKGQGKKGAFNLEDDDDAFGADGDDGWALGGLTHGGRDVDDLPGDDFDAQGFAEYDDEDTGAIPRRQVHRDHFGGFEDNEDDEDMPERKKSKHEVMSEIISKSKEYKLERQHQKEMDSHMREELDEGLDELRALLGGSVPVRPAVQLPGPARTAAAIPDQQTDGDYDELVRTLGYEARSKPKDRTKTEDELAVEEKERLEEAEAKRQRRMRGEASDDEDQPTSKKGKASAGRAPDADDLDDDFVGDVDEDGGVSLLGPGLTREAIEDMDMGSVNGDDVDSDEDEGDEDDDEDDDEDEDEDDEDQISDMDDLNDEDDDEDEDEDDTPLAPKPKNKGKAKAVATEIPFTFPCPSTVEDFIDIVQELPDSALPTVVQRIRALHHPSLAQGNKEKLQDFLGVLLDYILVLASQDEPPFAIISALGPHLAALVKLNPLTAASHFIAKLSIMQKNLQRGLARGASNPTSKTLPSAPELVILRLVGVTWSTSDFSHPVVQPAVLLIGQYLSQSRIRGIADVASGLFLCSVISQYESMSKRLVPEVIDFVASSILALTKRKKDAADVTAYPSQVVSDIQMITSVAHKSPTDLLSALAELDVEQNKADLLSVALQLVSTFANMYSSTDSFIELFRPLLAVLEGSRVSKLAPELRHLFDQTRSTLSRQIGFAVDARQPLTLQSHKPIPIASYTPKFEDDFAPGKHYDPDVERAASSKLKAQYKKERKGAIRELRKDNRFLAGERAKEQAEKDAEYNAKMRRAEGSINIERAEEKEMEREKKREKRRRG; encoded by the exons ATGGGCCCCTCCCAGCTGGCGCAGCTCAAGAACGCGCTCAACTCGGCAGGACTCAACCGCAAGTCGGTCTCCAAGAAGACAAAGAAGGGTGGCAAAAAGGGCGGATCTCAAGATGTCGACCGGGCCAAGAAGTCGGCCAAGCTGGACGAGATTCGCTCGCGATTCAACAAGTTCGACGAGCGCGAAACCAAGTTGAAGCACGATGTCGGTGGAAGGAAGCTCAAGGGTGTGACTGGTCGTCCCACGGCTACTCGCCAAGCCGGTTTGGAGCAG CGACGGAAGACACTGCTGCCCGAGCACAACAACCGTGACCACCGTGGCACTTTCCGTGACCGTCGTTTTGGAGAATCGGACCCGTCGCTCACCTTGGAGGACCGCATGCTCGAACGTTACACTCGTGAACGTCAAAAGGGCCAAGGCAAGAAGGGCGCCTTcaacctcgaggacgacgatgacgcgtTTGGCGCCGACGGAGACGATGGTTGGGCTCTTGGCGGCCTCACGCACGGTGGACGGGACGTCGACGATCTCCCAGGAGATGACTTTGATGCTCAAGGCTTtgccgagtacgacgacgaggacacgggcGCCATTCCCCGCCGACAGGTCCACCGTGACCACTTTGGCGGCTTTGAGGACAACGAGGATGACGAAGATATG CCTGAACGCAAGAAGAGCAAGCACGAGGTCATGTCGGAGATCATCTCCAAGAGCAAGGAGTacaagctcgagcgccagcaccagAAGGAGATGGACTCGCATATGcgtgaggagctcgacgaagGGTTGGATGAGCTTCGCGCTCTGCTCGGCGGATCGGTTCCTGTCCGCCCAGCAGTTCAGCTCCCTGGTCCAGCTCGTACTGCGGCCGCCATTCCCGATCAGCAAACCGACGGCGACTACGACGAGCTCGTTCGCACTCTTGGTTACGAGGCGCGTTCCAAGCCCAAGGACCGCACCAAGACCGAGGATGAACTGGCTGTCGAAGAGAAGGAGCGcctggaggaggcggaggcgaaGAGGCAACGCCGCATGCGTGGCGAAGCCTCCGATGACGAGGACCAGCCAACCagcaagaagggcaaggcttCAGCAGGGCGTGCTcccgatgccgacgacctggATGACGACTTTGTCGGCGACGTTGACGAAGATGGAGGTGTCTCTCTACTTGGCCCTGGTCTGACCAGGGAAGCAATTGAGGACATGGACATGGGATCCGTCAATGGCGATGATGTCGACTCtgatgaggatgagggcgacgaggacgacgacgaggacgatgatgaggacgaggacgaggacgatgaggaccAGATTTCCGACATGGACGACCtgaacgacgaggacgacgacgaggacgaggacgaggacgacactCCATTGGCACCAAAGCCCAAgaacaagggcaaggccaaggctgtgGCTACCGAGATCCCGTTCACCTTCCCCTGCCCTTCGACGGTCGAGGACTTCATCGACATTGTCCAGGAGCTGCCAGACTCGGCCCTTCCCACAGTCGTTCAGCGTATTCGCGCTTTGCACCATCCCAGCCTGGCACAAGGAAACAAGGAGAAGCTGCAAGACTTCCTCGGTGTCCTTCTCGACTACATCCTGGTGCTCGCCTCTCAGGACGAACCACCATTCGCCATCATCTCTGCGCTGGGACctcacctcgccgcgctggtgAAGCTCAACCCTCTCACTGCTGCTTCGCACTTCATCGCCAAGCTGTCCATCATGCAGAAGAACCTGCAGCGTGGTCTGGCACGAGGGGCGAGCAACCCCACTTCCAAGACTCTGCCCTCGGCCCCCGAGCTTGTCATCCTCCGCCTCGTTGGAGTCACATGGTCGACCAGTGACTTTTCGCATCCTGTGGTCCAGCCCGCTGTCCTGTTAATCGGCCAGTACCTCTCGCAAAGCCGAATTCGTGGCATTGCCGACGTTGCCTCGGGTCTATTCCTCTGCTCCGTCATTTCGCAGTACGAGTCGATGTCCAAGCGCCTCGTCCCCGAGGTGATCGACTTCGTGGCCTCGTCAATACTTGCCCTCACCAAGCGGAAAAAggatgccgccgacgtcaCGGCATACCCGAGCCAGGTTGTGTCCGACATTCAGATGATCACGAGCGTGGCACACAAATCGCCAACTGACCTGCTCTCAGCACTGGCAGAGTTGGACGTTGAGCAGAACAAGGCAGACCTGCTCTCCGTTGCTCTTCAGCTGGTGTCGACATTCGCCAACATGTACTCGTCGACAGACTCTTTCATTGAGCTGTTCCGACCCCTTCTTGCGGTCCTGGAAGGCTCGCGGGTGTCCAAGCTTGCTCCCGAACTTCGCCACCTGTTTGACCAGACGCGCTCGACTCTCAGTCGCCAGATCGGCTTTGCGGTCGATGCTCGCCAGCCTCTCACTCTGCAGTCGCACAAGCCGATCCCCATTGCATCGTACACACCCAAGTTCGAGGACGACTTCGCCCCCGGCAAACACTACGACCCCGACGTGGAGCGAGCTGCGTCGTCCAAGCTCAAGGCCCAGTACAAGAAGGAGCGCAAGGGTGCTATCCGCGAGCTTCGCAAGGACAACCGCTTCCTGGCTGGCGAACGCGCCAAGGAGCAGGCCGAAAAGGACGCCGAGTACAATGCCAAGATGCGTCGGGCCGAGGGCAGCATCAAcatcgagcgcgccgaggagaaggagatggAGCGGGAGAAGAAGCGAGAGAAGAGGCGCCGCGGATAG
- the pik3c3 gene encoding Phosphatidylinositol 3-kinase catalytic subunit type 3, producing the protein MQGEPSRDKDLSFARLSDLNLHLTFKVVSLEGKIHKRKYSTLLENEELQRSGFERDGLADLVVTCRLWAEGQALTLPTRTSWKDFSRTYIWNQNIILPITYSSLLPTAQLVFSIWDVQGAGKPVAVGGTTMNLFSSDRTLRRGQQRLFVHRDVEGDPGAETTTPSEVHLEEDEMGRLEHLVKEYERGDVPKIDWLDRLAFRQIERAHAAEASKSDNLYLYIDLPRFDFPVVYSEKESPIPYPPAPVSHQPQAHPHTHLLPADSLGSDKHLWRLYDPDSWRDNPVEIKHRKLLRSQRLGDEGRDLKPGPSDRDRLNEIFSMPPTTELSSNDKDLLWKFRFSLFRSPRSLTKFLKCVTWSDPVEATQATEKLLPLWGQEVGMDDALELLGPGFTDRRVRAFAVQRLQRADDDEILLYLLQLVQALRFEQDPTRPAKSHRRRDAASHEEQDSGLAQFLIDRAAANPIFATYLHWYLTIECDTRSTVGKMYTKVAFRFMTKLQETPEGIAQRDVLRRQGELIECLSGRATDIRSSKDTRSKKIDKLRAYIADSKHGLSPIPAPLPLPLNPRVTVTNIVPDKSSIFKSNLLPLLLWFEDDDRLDDETDSPSGQYPVIFKNGDDLRQDQLVIQLFNLMDRLLRKENLDLRLSPYAVLATSTSEGMIQYVPSKSLSAIVAEYSNLQTYLRESHADVGALGSYGIEAGVMDTFIRSCAGYSVLTYVLGVGDRHLDNLMLSPDGHFFHVDFGYILGRDPKPYPPPVKVCKEMVEAMGGVASAHYARFQSFCYTAFSILRKNSNLILNLIALMVDAGIQDIQLEPDKAVWKVQEKFMLDLSEEDAIKQFEVLLSETSYITVVFDRIHDWAQYLRD; encoded by the exons ATGCAAGGCGAGCCCTCGAGGGACAAGGACCTCTCGTTTGCAAGGCTCAGCGACCTAAACTTGCACTTGACTTTCAAAGT TGTCTCGCTAGAGGGCAAGATCCACAAGCGCAAGTATTCAACACTTCTAGAGAATGAAGAACTTCAGCGCTCAGGATTTGAGAGAGA TGGTTtggccgacctcgtcgtcacttGCCGGCTATGGGCGGAAGGACAGGCATTGACGCTTCCAACCCGCACTTCCTGGAAGGACTTCAGTCGGACTTATAT CTGGAATCAGAACATCATCCTGCCTATCACCTATTCCAGCCTCCTCCCCACTGCCCAGCTGGTGTTCAGCATTTGGGACGTCCAAGGCGCCGGCAAGCCCGTTGCTGTTGGAGGCACTACGATGAACTTGTTCAGTTCAGATAG GACTCTGCGGCGTGGCCAGCAGAGGCTGTTCGTTCACCGTGACGTTGAAGGTGACCCTGGAGCCGAAACGACGACACCTAGCGAGGTTCAcctggaggaggacgagatggGACGCTTGGAGCACTTGGTCAAGGAATACGAGCGAGGAGACGTCCCAAAGATTGATTggctcgaccgcctcgctTTCCGACAGATTGAACGAGCACATGCT GCAGAAGCGAGCAAGTCGGACAACCTATACCTATACATTGATCTGCCGCGCTTCGACTTTCCTGTCGTCTACTCGGAGAAGGAAAGCCCAATTCCTTACCCCCCAGCCCCTGTGTCTCACCAACCTCAAGCGCACCCGCATACTCATCTGCTTCCTGCCGACTCGTTAGGTTCTGATAAGCACCTTTGGCGATTGTACGACCCAGATTCCTGGAGAGATAACCCGGTTGAGATCAAGCACCGCAAGCTCCTTCGTAGTCAAAGATTGGGCGATGAGGGGAGGGACCTCAAACCTGGACCGTCGGACCGCGACAGGCTCAAC GAAATATTCAGCATGCCTCCAACAACAGAGCTCTCTTCCAATGACAAGGATCTGCTGTGGAAGTTCCGATTCTCCCTCTTCCGATCCCCGCGGTCGTTGACCAAGTTCCTCAAGTGCGTCACCTGGTCTGATCCAGTGGAAGCAACCCAGGCGACTGAGAAGCTCCTGCCCCTTTGGGGGCAAGAGGTTGGCATGGACGATGCCCTGGAACTCTTGGGTCCAGGATTCACGGATCGTCGGGTCCGCGCATTCGCCGTGCAAAGGCTGCAGCGGGCGGACGACGAT GAAATCCTGCTTTATCTGTTGCAGCTCGTTCAGGCTCTCAGGTTTGAGCAGGATCCCACCCGACCAGCCAAATCCCATCGCCGTCGGGATGCTGCCAGTCACGAAGAACAGGACAGCGGCCTGGCACAGTTTCTCATTGACCGGGCAGCCGCGAACCCCATCTTCGCCACCTACCTGCACTGGTACTTGACAATCGAATGTGACACACGGTCCACTGTGGGCAAGATGTACACCAAGGTGGCGTTTAGGTTCATGACCAAACTGCAAGAG ACACCCGAGGGCATTGCCCAGCGGGacgtgctgcggcggcaAGGTGAACTTATCGAATGCCTGTCGGGCCGCGCCACCGACATTCGATCTTCCAAGGACACACGGTCCAAGAAGATTGACAAGCTGCGGGCGTACATTGCGGATTCCAAGCACGGACTTAGCCCGATTccagcgccgctgccactACCACTGAATCCGCGAGTTACCGTAACCAACATTGTTCCAGACAAGTCATCCATCTTCAAGTCCAATCTCCTGCCATTGCTCCTATGgttcgaggacgacgatcgGCTGGATGATGAGACGGACAGTCCAAGCGGCCAGTACCCTGTCATTTTCAAGAATGGAGACGACTTGCGACAGGACCAACTGGTCATTCAGCTTTTCAACCTAATGGACCGGCTTCTTCGCAAGGAAAACCTCGATTTGCGGTTGAGCCCATACGCAGTGCTTGCTACATCGACCTCGGAGGGCATGATTCAATACGTACCTAGCAAGAGCCTTTCTGCTATCGTGGCGGAGTACAGCAATCTCCAAACATACCTGCGAGAGAGTCACGCAGATGTTGGTGCTCTCGGGTCGTATGGAATCGAGGCGGGCGTCATGGACACGTTCATCCGTAGCTGTG CTGGGTATTCCGTGCTCACCTACGTTCTTGGTGTCGGCGATCGACACCTGGACAACCTCATGTTGTCACCGGATGGCCACTTCTTCCACGTCGACTTTGGATATATCCTTGGCCGGGACCCGAAGCCTTACCCACCACCCGTCAAAGTGTGCAAGGAAATGGTCGAGGCCATGGGAGGCGTGGCATCGGCTCACTATGCTCGTTTCCAAAGTTTCTGCTACACGGCCTTCAGCATTCTGCGCAAGAACTCGAACCTGATTCTGAATCTCATTGCGCTGATGGTTGATGCTGGTATCCAAGACATTCAGCTGGAGCCTGACAAGGCGGTATGGAAG GTTCAAGAGAAGTTTATGCTTGATTTGAGCGAGGAAGATGCCATCAAGCAGTTTGAGGTACTGCTAAGCGAGACCTCGTATATCACTGTCGTTTTCGACCGAATCCACGACTG GGCTCAGTATCTGAGGGACTAG
- the aurR2 gene encoding Aurofusarin cluster transcription factor aurR2 has translation MGEPQSIDPLQALHQSNSSSFYPASAAPSHTQPPALDSSPTSIFPLITPNSTDPLATDLATSSAPPNGLGKRRKSSSGTQQQPSTRPSVARSSTTTQTASPDMPIDGDDEPESSTERKKPRAAGNAQVLTSVAASHPHWCPPTIQTLPSCRARDADGSPSTAFACACLGAKAPHQCRCSATGLETDKNRDLSAISDAAHGYNPGTAENASDPPKGLPASSTGSSGLEFDVGQGVAIPSPSFPLLAASPNVGSMGTAVPNSLDQVVSPPVLENIIGLFFDYVYPLTPCLHRPTFIADLAARRDKTDPVFFALTLVVLASTLVQVPRILVNLDKQEVEALARRCVRVARAKTAYLWEDPVPVRAEFVVIFYLEGIVHLLLGNNTAHVIVTAQANQCALALRLNEESSYEGLNPIESEIRRRIYWLLFQADKSTACLRARTICLRLEDAPGLRLPSEVDDEQITPTGVLPQPNGRTPLIAGFNIVTNLFRILNDALLLQRRKSLPSVDSILADLQNVNELRERVINATVEVASPLRIRSAYDSRAASPAKGWEANLQARFLDFFSGATDNDHINSFMVMQGNILVTQQVVRLVLLQTRESLLRQLAALTHMPLQSVGGLAGVQNNEVAEDIACDLLDGLNSLPEECVATNGPSLVQKVRFVAIQLMEGSTSTSPQAVRAQTLLMQFLSVLSVIEGMYTFGRDVSAE, from the exons ATGGGCGAGCCGCAATCCATTGACCCGCTGCAAGCATTGCATCAGTCAAACTCCTCGTCATTCtaccccgcctcggcggccccATCCCACACTCAACCGCCGGCACTGGATAGCTCGCCAACATCCATCTTCCCCCTCATCACGCCAAATTCAACAGACCCCCTTGCCACCGACCTGGCGACATCGTCGGCGCCCCCAAATGGCCTAGGCAAGCGCcgcaagtcgtcgtcgggcacccagcagcagccgtcAACAAGACCGTCAGTCGCCCGCTCTTCCACAACCACCCAGACAGCGAGCCCAGACATGCCaatcgacggcgacgacgagccagagtCGTCGACGGAGCGCAAGAAGCCAAGGGCCGCTGGTAATGCCCAGGTGCTGACCA GCGTCGCTGCGAGCCATCCCCATTGGTGCCCCCCGACCATCCAGACGTTGCCAAGCTGCCGTgcgcgcgatgccgacggtTCGCCCTCGACTGCGTTCGCATGCGCGTGTCTCGGCGCAAAGGCCCCGCACCAGTGTAGGTGCAGCGCGACGGGCCTTGAGACTGACAAGAACAGAGACCTTAGTGCTATTTCGGACGCTGCTCACGGCTACAACCCCGGAACAGCAGAGAATGCCAGTGATCCTCCAAAGGGCCTACCTGCGTCCTCAACGGGCAGCAGTGGCCTCGAGTTCGACGTGGGCCAAGG CGTTGCCATCCCATCACCATCGTTTCCCCTGCTCGCTGCGTCACCAAACGTGGGCAGCATGGGCACGGCCGTGCCGAACAGCTTGGACCAGGTCGTGTCGCCACCAGTGCTCGAGAATATCATCGGCCTCTTCTTCGACTATGTGTATCCTCTGACCCCTTGTCTCCACCGACCGACGTtcatcgccgacctcgcagctcgccgcgatAAGACGGACCCAGTGTTCTTCGCCTTGACCCTTGTTGTCCTGGCATCTACACTTGTGCAGGTGCCTCGCAttctcgtcaacctcgacaagCAGGAAGTCGAGGCCTTGGCTCGTCGGTGTGTGAGGGTAGCACGGGCAAAGACTGCCTACCTTTGGGAGGATCCAGTGCCTGTCCGGGCAGAGTTTG TTGTCATCTTCTATCTCGAGGGGATCGTCCACCTGCTGCTGGGCAACAACACGGCACATGTCATCGTGACAGCGCAGGCGAACCAATGCGCTCTGGCACTGCGACTGAACGAGGAATCT AGTTACGAAGGCCTGAACCCTATCGAGTCTGAGATTCGGCGACGAATCTACTGGTTGCTGTTCCAAGCCGACAAGAGTACAGCTTGCTTGCGTGCGCGCACCATCTGTTTGCGTTTAGAAGACGCACCAGGCCTGCGATTGCCGTccgaagtcgacgacgaacAGATCACTCCAACTGGAGTTCTGCCTCAGCCCAACGGTCGCACCCCGCTTATTGCAGGGTTCAACATTGTGACCAACCTCTTCCGCATCTTGAACGATGCCCTCCTTCTTCAGCGGCGCAAGTCTCTGCCTTCAGTGGACAGCATCTTGGCGGACCTTCAAAACGTCAACGAGTTGAGAGAGCGTGTGATTAACGCGACTGTCGAGGTCGCGAGCCCGCTAAGGATTCGTTCTGCCTACGATTCGCGAGCGGCCAGCCCAGCGAAGGGATGGGAGGCCAATCTCCAGGCCAGATTCCTGGACTTCTTCTCCGGTGCAACCGACAACGACCACATCAACAGCTTCATGGTCATGCAGGGCAACATCCTCGTGACGCAGCAAGTGGTGCGATTAGTGCTCTTGCAGACGCGCGAATCGCTTCTGCGCCAACTTGCGGCCCTCACGCACATGCCCCTCCAGAGTGTCGGCGGTCTCGCGGGTGTCCAGAACAACGAAGTCGCCGAGGATATTGCCTGCGACCTGCTGGATGGCCTGAACAGTCTCCCAGAGGAGTGTGTCGCGACAAACGGACCGTCTCT